A part of Osmerus mordax isolate fOsmMor3 chromosome 10, fOsmMor3.pri, whole genome shotgun sequence genomic DNA contains:
- the LOC136950260 gene encoding ATP-citrate synthase isoform X3 gives MSAKAISEQTGKEFLYKHICTSAAVQNRFRYASVTAETDWDRITQDHPWLLSERLVVKPDQLIKRRGKLGLVGVDLDLDGVQEWVRQRLMRETTVGKAKGVLKNFLIEPFVAHTQEQEFYVCIYATREGDYVLFHHEGGVDVGDVDAKAQKLLVAVDDKLSVDSIKEQLLTHVPEDKQEVLASFIIGLFNFYEDLYFTYLEINPLVITHDGVFVLDMAAKIDATADYICKAKWGDVEFPPPFGREAYPEEAYIADLDAKSGASLKLTLLNPRGRIWTMVAGGGASVVYSDTICDLGGVDELANYGEYSGAPSEQQTYDYAKTILSLMTREKHHEGKVLIIGGSIANFTNVAATFKGIVRAIKDYQGPLKENEVTIFVRRGGPNYQEGLRVMGEVGKTTGIPIHVFGTETHMTAIVGMALGHRPIPNQPPMAAHTANFLLNSSNNAVTPATTRTASFSEPKSANDATPAKKPKEGLPAAKATTLFSSHTKSIVWGMQTRAVQGMLDFDYVCSRDEPSVAAMVYPFTGDHKQKFYWGHKEILLPVYKNMADAMKKHPEVDVLISFASLRSAFDSTMETMQYPQIHTIAIIAEGIPEALTRKLIKRADEKGITIIGPATVGGIKPGCFKIGNTGGMLDNILASKLYRPGSVAYVSRSGGMSNELNNIVSRTTDGVYEGVAIGGDRYPGSTFMDHVLRYQDTPGVKMIVVLGEIGGTEEYKICEGIKEGRITKPVVCWCIGTCATMFSSEVQFGHAGACANQASETAVAKNQALRDAGAYVPRSFDELGDVIKVVYDELVAKGTIVPAQEVPPPTVPMDYSWARELGLIRKPASFMTSICDERGQELIYAGMPITEVFKEEMGLGGVLGLLWFQRRLPRYACQFIEMCLMVTADHGPAVSGAHNTIVCARAGKDLISSLTSGLLTIGDRFGGALDAAAKQFSKAFDSGMLPMEFVNKMKKDGKLIMGIGHRVKSINNPDMRVQILKDFVKQHFPTTQMLDYALDVEKITTSKKPNLILNVDGFIGVAFVDLLRACGGFTRDEADEFVEIGALNGIFVLGRSMGFIGHYLDQKRLKQGLYRHPWDDISYVLPEHMSM, from the exons ATGTCTGCCAAGGCCATCTCGGAGCAGACGGGGAAGGAGTTCCTCTACAAGCACATTTGTACCTCGGCAGCCGTTCAGAACCGCTTCCGCTATGCCAGCGTCACCGCGGAGACCGACTGGGATCGCATCACACAGGACCACCCCTGGCTGCTCTCTGAG AGGTTGGTGGTCAAGCCAGACCAGCTGATCAAACGTCGAGGAAAGCTGGGCCTGGTGGGTGTCGACCTGGACTTGGACGGTGTTCAGGAGTGGGTCAGGCAGCGCCTCATGAGGGAGACCACA GTGGGAAAAGCAAAAGGCGTTCTAAAGAATTTCCTAATCGAACCATTTGTGGCACATACACAG GAACAGGAGTTCTACGTATGCATCTACGCCACTCGTGAAGGTGACTATGTGTTGTTCCACCACGAGGGCGGCGTCGACGTGGGGGACGTCGACGCCAAGGCCCAAAAGCTTCTGGTCGCCGTGGACGACAAGCTAAGCGTGGACTCGATCAAAGAGCAGCTGCTCACTCATGTACCAGAGGATAAGCAAGA GGTTCTGGCCAGTTTTATAATAGGTCTTTTCAACTTTTATGAAGACCTTTATTTTACCTATCTGGAGATCAACCCACTTG TCATCACCCACGATGGTGTGTTTGTTCTTGACATGGCGGCCAAGATCGACGCCACAGCAGATTACATCTGCAAGGCCAAGTGGGGTGATGTGGAGTTCCCCCCACCCTTCGGCAGGGAAGCCTACCCTGAG GAGGCATATATTGCAGACCTGGATGCCAAGAGTGGTGCCAGCCTGAAGCTCACTCTGCTGAACCCACGAGGTCGGATCTGGACCAtggtggcagggggaggagcctctgTCGTGTACAG TGACACCATCTGTGACCTTGGCGGCGTGGATGAGCTGGCCAACTATGGGGAGTATTCTGGAGCGCCCAGCGAACAGCAGACCTACGACTACGCCAagaccatcctctccctcatgaCCAGAGAGAAGCACCACGAAG GGAAAGTTCTGATCATTGGTGGCAGCATCGCAAACTTCACTAATGTGGCAGCCACGTTCAAG GGCATTGTCAGGGCCATCAAAGACTACCAGGGACCTTTGAAGGAGAACGAAGTGACCATCTTTGTTCGTCGTGGTGGCCCTAACTACCAGGAGGGGCTGAGGGTGATGGGAGAAGTGG GGAAGACCACTGGTATCCCCATCCATGTCTTTGGCACAGAGACCCACATGACAGCCATCGTTGGCATGGCACTGGGCCATCGACCAATACCTAACCAGCCTCCCATGGCTGCCCACACCGCCAACTTCCTCCTGAACTCCAGCAACAACGCTGTT ACTCCAGCCACCACCAGGACAGCATCGTTCTCTGAGCCCAAATCAGCCAACGATGCCACGCCAGCCAAAAAGCCCAAGGAGGGACTCCCAGCAG CAAAGGCGACCACACTGTTTAGCAGCCACACCAAGTCCATTGTGTGGGGAATGCAGACGCGGGCAGTGCAGGGTATGCTGGACTTTGACTACGTGTGCTCGCGAGACGAGCCCTCAGTGGCTGCCATGGTCTACCCTTTCAC TGGCGACCACAAGCAGAAGTTCTACTGGGGCCACAAGGAGATACTGCTGCCTGTGTACAAGAACATGGCCGACGCCATGAAGAAGCATCCTGAGGTGGATGTGCTCATCAGCTTTGCCTCGCTTCGCTCAGCTTTTGATAGCACCATGGAAACCATGCAGTACCCACAG ATTCACACCATCGCTATCATTGCTGAAGGCATCCCTGAAGCCCTAACCAGGAAGTTGATCAAGAGGGCAGATGAGAAGGGCATCACAATCATTGGTCCAGCCACG GTGGGAGGAATCAAACCAGGCTGTTTCAAGATCGGCAACACTGGAGGAATGTTGGACAACATCCTGGCCTCCAAGCTGTACCGACCTGGCAGCGTGGCCTACGTGTCTCGCTCGGGAGGGATGTCCAACGAGCTCAACAACATCGTCTCCCGCACTACCGATGGAGTTTACGAGGGGGTGGCCATTGGCGGGGATag GTACCCAGGTTCTACATTCATGGACCATGTCCTACGCTATCAGGACACTCCAGGGGTCAAGATGATTGTTGTTTTGGGAGAG ATTGGAGGCACAGAAGAATACAAGATCTGTGAAGGCATCAAGGAGGGCAGAATTACCAAGCCAGTGGTGTGCTGGTGTATAGGCACCTGTGCTACCATGTTCTCCTCCGAG GTTCAGTTTGGCCATGCGGGAGCCTGTGCTAACCAGGCTTCAGAAACTGCGGTGGCCAAGAACCAGGCCCTGAGGGACGCCGGGGCCTATGTCCCCAGGAGCTTTGACGAGCTGGGAGATGTCATTAA GGTGGTGTATGATGAACTTGTAGCCAAAGGAACCATTGTTCCTGCTCAGGAGGTGCCTCCGCCCACAGTGCCTATGGACTACTCCTGGGCCAGGGAGCTGGGTTTGATTCGCAAGCCGGCCTCCTTCATGACCAGCATCTGTGATGAGCGCGGCCAGGAGCTGATCTACGCTGGCATGCCCATCACTGAGGTGTTCAAGGAGGAGATGGgcctgggaggggtgctgggccTCCTCTGGTTTCAACGGAG GTTACCGCGCTATGCATGCCAGTTCATTGAGATGTGCCTGATGGTGACAGCGGACCATGGGCCTGCGGTCTCTGGAGCTCACAACACCATCGTCTGTGCCCGGGCTGGCAAAGACCTCATATCTAGTCTGACCTCTGGCCTACTCACCATT GGGGACCGGTTCGGAGGGGCGTTAGACGCTGCCGCAAAGCAGTTTAGTAAGGCGTTCGACAGCGGAATGCTCCCCATGGAGTTTGTCAACAAGATGAAAAAGGATGGCAAGCTGATCATGGGGATTGGACACAGGGTCAAATCT ATCAACAACCCTGACATGAGGGTCCAGATCCTGAAGGACTTTGTGAAGCAACACTTCCCCACTACCCAGATGCTGGACTACGCACTGGATGTGGAGAAGATCACTACATCTAAG AAGCCAAACCTAATCCTCAACGTGGATGGTTTTATCGGAGTGGCCTTTGTGGACCTTCTCAGGGCATGTGGAGGCTTTACACG AGATGAAGCGGATGAGTTTGTGGAGATTGGTGCTCTGAACGGGATCTTTGTGCTTGGCAGAAGTATGGGCTTCATTG GTCACTACCTGGACCAGAAGAGGCTAAAACAGGGCCTATACCGCCACCCGTGGGATGACATCTCCTACGTCCTTCCGGAACACATGTCCATGTAA
- the LOC136950260 gene encoding ATP-citrate synthase isoform X2: MSAKAISEQTGKEFLYKHICTSAAVQNRFRYASVTAETDWDRITQDHPWLLSERLVVKPDQLIKRRGKLGLVGVDLDLDGVQEWVRQRLMRETTVGKAKGVLKNFLIEPFVAHTQEQEFYVCIYATREGDYVLFHHEGGVDVGDVDAKAQKLLVAVDDKLSVDSIKEQLLTHVPEDKQEVLASFIIGLFNFYEDLYFTYLEINPLVITHDGVFVLDMAAKIDATADYICKAKWGDVEFPPPFGREAYPEEAYIADLDAKSGASLKLTLLNPRGRIWTMVAGGGASVVYSDTICDLGGVDELANYGEYSGAPSEQQTYDYAKTILSLMTREKHHEGKVLIIGGSIANFTNVAATFKGIVRAIKDYQGPLKENEVTIFVRRGGPNYQEGLRVMGEVGKTTGIPIHVFGTETHMTAIVGMALGHRPIPNQPPMAAHTANFLLNSSNNAVTPATTRTASFSEPKSANDATPAKKPKEGLPAEAKASSGCSGAKATTLFSSHTKSIVWGMQTRAVQGMLDFDYVCSRDEPSVAAMVYPFTGDHKQKFYWGHKEILLPVYKNMADAMKKHPEVDVLISFASLRSAFDSTMETMQYPQIHTIAIIAEGIPEALTRKLIKRADEKGITIIGPATVGGIKPGCFKIGNTGGMLDNILASKLYRPGSVAYVSRSGGMSNELNNIVSRTTDGVYEGVAIGGDRYPGSTFMDHVLRYQDTPGVKMIVVLGEIGGTEEYKICEGIKEGRITKPVVCWCIGTCATMFSSEVQFGHAGACANQASETAVAKNQALRDAGAYVPRSFDELGDVIKVVYDELVAKGTIVPAQEVPPPTVPMDYSWARELGLIRKPASFMTSICDERGQELIYAGMPITEVFKEEMGLGGVLGLLWFQRRLPRYACQFIEMCLMVTADHGPAVSGAHNTIVCARAGKDLISSLTSGLLTIGDRFGGALDAAAKQFSKAFDSGMLPMEFVNKMKKDGKLIMGIGHRVKSINNPDMRVQILKDFVKQHFPTTQMLDYALDVEKITTSKKPNLILNVDGFIGVAFVDLLRACGGFTRDEADEFVEIGALNGIFVLGRSMGFIGHYLDQKRLKQGLYRHPWDDISYVLPEHMSM; this comes from the exons ATGTCTGCCAAGGCCATCTCGGAGCAGACGGGGAAGGAGTTCCTCTACAAGCACATTTGTACCTCGGCAGCCGTTCAGAACCGCTTCCGCTATGCCAGCGTCACCGCGGAGACCGACTGGGATCGCATCACACAGGACCACCCCTGGCTGCTCTCTGAG AGGTTGGTGGTCAAGCCAGACCAGCTGATCAAACGTCGAGGAAAGCTGGGCCTGGTGGGTGTCGACCTGGACTTGGACGGTGTTCAGGAGTGGGTCAGGCAGCGCCTCATGAGGGAGACCACA GTGGGAAAAGCAAAAGGCGTTCTAAAGAATTTCCTAATCGAACCATTTGTGGCACATACACAG GAACAGGAGTTCTACGTATGCATCTACGCCACTCGTGAAGGTGACTATGTGTTGTTCCACCACGAGGGCGGCGTCGACGTGGGGGACGTCGACGCCAAGGCCCAAAAGCTTCTGGTCGCCGTGGACGACAAGCTAAGCGTGGACTCGATCAAAGAGCAGCTGCTCACTCATGTACCAGAGGATAAGCAAGA GGTTCTGGCCAGTTTTATAATAGGTCTTTTCAACTTTTATGAAGACCTTTATTTTACCTATCTGGAGATCAACCCACTTG TCATCACCCACGATGGTGTGTTTGTTCTTGACATGGCGGCCAAGATCGACGCCACAGCAGATTACATCTGCAAGGCCAAGTGGGGTGATGTGGAGTTCCCCCCACCCTTCGGCAGGGAAGCCTACCCTGAG GAGGCATATATTGCAGACCTGGATGCCAAGAGTGGTGCCAGCCTGAAGCTCACTCTGCTGAACCCACGAGGTCGGATCTGGACCAtggtggcagggggaggagcctctgTCGTGTACAG TGACACCATCTGTGACCTTGGCGGCGTGGATGAGCTGGCCAACTATGGGGAGTATTCTGGAGCGCCCAGCGAACAGCAGACCTACGACTACGCCAagaccatcctctccctcatgaCCAGAGAGAAGCACCACGAAG GGAAAGTTCTGATCATTGGTGGCAGCATCGCAAACTTCACTAATGTGGCAGCCACGTTCAAG GGCATTGTCAGGGCCATCAAAGACTACCAGGGACCTTTGAAGGAGAACGAAGTGACCATCTTTGTTCGTCGTGGTGGCCCTAACTACCAGGAGGGGCTGAGGGTGATGGGAGAAGTGG GGAAGACCACTGGTATCCCCATCCATGTCTTTGGCACAGAGACCCACATGACAGCCATCGTTGGCATGGCACTGGGCCATCGACCAATACCTAACCAGCCTCCCATGGCTGCCCACACCGCCAACTTCCTCCTGAACTCCAGCAACAACGCTGTT ACTCCAGCCACCACCAGGACAGCATCGTTCTCTGAGCCCAAATCAGCCAACGATGCCACGCCAGCCAAAAAGCCCAAGGAGGGACTCCCAGCAG AAGCAAAGGCCTCTTCAGGCTGCAGTGGAG CAAAGGCGACCACACTGTTTAGCAGCCACACCAAGTCCATTGTGTGGGGAATGCAGACGCGGGCAGTGCAGGGTATGCTGGACTTTGACTACGTGTGCTCGCGAGACGAGCCCTCAGTGGCTGCCATGGTCTACCCTTTCAC TGGCGACCACAAGCAGAAGTTCTACTGGGGCCACAAGGAGATACTGCTGCCTGTGTACAAGAACATGGCCGACGCCATGAAGAAGCATCCTGAGGTGGATGTGCTCATCAGCTTTGCCTCGCTTCGCTCAGCTTTTGATAGCACCATGGAAACCATGCAGTACCCACAG ATTCACACCATCGCTATCATTGCTGAAGGCATCCCTGAAGCCCTAACCAGGAAGTTGATCAAGAGGGCAGATGAGAAGGGCATCACAATCATTGGTCCAGCCACG GTGGGAGGAATCAAACCAGGCTGTTTCAAGATCGGCAACACTGGAGGAATGTTGGACAACATCCTGGCCTCCAAGCTGTACCGACCTGGCAGCGTGGCCTACGTGTCTCGCTCGGGAGGGATGTCCAACGAGCTCAACAACATCGTCTCCCGCACTACCGATGGAGTTTACGAGGGGGTGGCCATTGGCGGGGATag GTACCCAGGTTCTACATTCATGGACCATGTCCTACGCTATCAGGACACTCCAGGGGTCAAGATGATTGTTGTTTTGGGAGAG ATTGGAGGCACAGAAGAATACAAGATCTGTGAAGGCATCAAGGAGGGCAGAATTACCAAGCCAGTGGTGTGCTGGTGTATAGGCACCTGTGCTACCATGTTCTCCTCCGAG GTTCAGTTTGGCCATGCGGGAGCCTGTGCTAACCAGGCTTCAGAAACTGCGGTGGCCAAGAACCAGGCCCTGAGGGACGCCGGGGCCTATGTCCCCAGGAGCTTTGACGAGCTGGGAGATGTCATTAA GGTGGTGTATGATGAACTTGTAGCCAAAGGAACCATTGTTCCTGCTCAGGAGGTGCCTCCGCCCACAGTGCCTATGGACTACTCCTGGGCCAGGGAGCTGGGTTTGATTCGCAAGCCGGCCTCCTTCATGACCAGCATCTGTGATGAGCGCGGCCAGGAGCTGATCTACGCTGGCATGCCCATCACTGAGGTGTTCAAGGAGGAGATGGgcctgggaggggtgctgggccTCCTCTGGTTTCAACGGAG GTTACCGCGCTATGCATGCCAGTTCATTGAGATGTGCCTGATGGTGACAGCGGACCATGGGCCTGCGGTCTCTGGAGCTCACAACACCATCGTCTGTGCCCGGGCTGGCAAAGACCTCATATCTAGTCTGACCTCTGGCCTACTCACCATT GGGGACCGGTTCGGAGGGGCGTTAGACGCTGCCGCAAAGCAGTTTAGTAAGGCGTTCGACAGCGGAATGCTCCCCATGGAGTTTGTCAACAAGATGAAAAAGGATGGCAAGCTGATCATGGGGATTGGACACAGGGTCAAATCT ATCAACAACCCTGACATGAGGGTCCAGATCCTGAAGGACTTTGTGAAGCAACACTTCCCCACTACCCAGATGCTGGACTACGCACTGGATGTGGAGAAGATCACTACATCTAAG AAGCCAAACCTAATCCTCAACGTGGATGGTTTTATCGGAGTGGCCTTTGTGGACCTTCTCAGGGCATGTGGAGGCTTTACACG AGATGAAGCGGATGAGTTTGTGGAGATTGGTGCTCTGAACGGGATCTTTGTGCTTGGCAGAAGTATGGGCTTCATTG GTCACTACCTGGACCAGAAGAGGCTAAAACAGGGCCTATACCGCCACCCGTGGGATGACATCTCCTACGTCCTTCCGGAACACATGTCCATGTAA
- the LOC136950260 gene encoding ATP-citrate synthase isoform X1: MSAKAISEQTGKEFLYKHICTSAAVQNRFRYASVTAETDWDRITQDHPWLLSERLVVKPDQLIKRRGKLGLVGVDLDLDGVQEWVRQRLMRETTVGKAKGVLKNFLIEPFVAHTQEQEFYVCIYATREGDYVLFHHEGGVDVGDVDAKAQKLLVAVDDKLSVDSIKEQLLTHVPEDKQEVLASFIIGLFNFYEDLYFTYLEINPLVITHDGVFVLDMAAKIDATADYICKAKWGDVEFPPPFGREAYPEEAYIADLDAKSGASLKLTLLNPRGRIWTMVAGGGASVVYSDTICDLGGVDELANYGEYSGAPSEQQTYDYAKTILSLMTREKHHEGKVLIIGGSIANFTNVAATFKGIVRAIKDYQGPLKENEVTIFVRRGGPNYQEGLRVMGEVGKTTGIPIHVFGTETHMTAIVGMALGHRPIPNQPPMAAHTANFLLNSSNNAVTPATTRTASFSEPKSANDATPAKKPKEGLPADSLNSLLWPLRSAGSFTGDCKEAKASSGCSGAKATTLFSSHTKSIVWGMQTRAVQGMLDFDYVCSRDEPSVAAMVYPFTGDHKQKFYWGHKEILLPVYKNMADAMKKHPEVDVLISFASLRSAFDSTMETMQYPQIHTIAIIAEGIPEALTRKLIKRADEKGITIIGPATVGGIKPGCFKIGNTGGMLDNILASKLYRPGSVAYVSRSGGMSNELNNIVSRTTDGVYEGVAIGGDRYPGSTFMDHVLRYQDTPGVKMIVVLGEIGGTEEYKICEGIKEGRITKPVVCWCIGTCATMFSSEVQFGHAGACANQASETAVAKNQALRDAGAYVPRSFDELGDVIKVVYDELVAKGTIVPAQEVPPPTVPMDYSWARELGLIRKPASFMTSICDERGQELIYAGMPITEVFKEEMGLGGVLGLLWFQRRLPRYACQFIEMCLMVTADHGPAVSGAHNTIVCARAGKDLISSLTSGLLTIGDRFGGALDAAAKQFSKAFDSGMLPMEFVNKMKKDGKLIMGIGHRVKSINNPDMRVQILKDFVKQHFPTTQMLDYALDVEKITTSKKPNLILNVDGFIGVAFVDLLRACGGFTRDEADEFVEIGALNGIFVLGRSMGFIGHYLDQKRLKQGLYRHPWDDISYVLPEHMSM, from the exons ATGTCTGCCAAGGCCATCTCGGAGCAGACGGGGAAGGAGTTCCTCTACAAGCACATTTGTACCTCGGCAGCCGTTCAGAACCGCTTCCGCTATGCCAGCGTCACCGCGGAGACCGACTGGGATCGCATCACACAGGACCACCCCTGGCTGCTCTCTGAG AGGTTGGTGGTCAAGCCAGACCAGCTGATCAAACGTCGAGGAAAGCTGGGCCTGGTGGGTGTCGACCTGGACTTGGACGGTGTTCAGGAGTGGGTCAGGCAGCGCCTCATGAGGGAGACCACA GTGGGAAAAGCAAAAGGCGTTCTAAAGAATTTCCTAATCGAACCATTTGTGGCACATACACAG GAACAGGAGTTCTACGTATGCATCTACGCCACTCGTGAAGGTGACTATGTGTTGTTCCACCACGAGGGCGGCGTCGACGTGGGGGACGTCGACGCCAAGGCCCAAAAGCTTCTGGTCGCCGTGGACGACAAGCTAAGCGTGGACTCGATCAAAGAGCAGCTGCTCACTCATGTACCAGAGGATAAGCAAGA GGTTCTGGCCAGTTTTATAATAGGTCTTTTCAACTTTTATGAAGACCTTTATTTTACCTATCTGGAGATCAACCCACTTG TCATCACCCACGATGGTGTGTTTGTTCTTGACATGGCGGCCAAGATCGACGCCACAGCAGATTACATCTGCAAGGCCAAGTGGGGTGATGTGGAGTTCCCCCCACCCTTCGGCAGGGAAGCCTACCCTGAG GAGGCATATATTGCAGACCTGGATGCCAAGAGTGGTGCCAGCCTGAAGCTCACTCTGCTGAACCCACGAGGTCGGATCTGGACCAtggtggcagggggaggagcctctgTCGTGTACAG TGACACCATCTGTGACCTTGGCGGCGTGGATGAGCTGGCCAACTATGGGGAGTATTCTGGAGCGCCCAGCGAACAGCAGACCTACGACTACGCCAagaccatcctctccctcatgaCCAGAGAGAAGCACCACGAAG GGAAAGTTCTGATCATTGGTGGCAGCATCGCAAACTTCACTAATGTGGCAGCCACGTTCAAG GGCATTGTCAGGGCCATCAAAGACTACCAGGGACCTTTGAAGGAGAACGAAGTGACCATCTTTGTTCGTCGTGGTGGCCCTAACTACCAGGAGGGGCTGAGGGTGATGGGAGAAGTGG GGAAGACCACTGGTATCCCCATCCATGTCTTTGGCACAGAGACCCACATGACAGCCATCGTTGGCATGGCACTGGGCCATCGACCAATACCTAACCAGCCTCCCATGGCTGCCCACACCGCCAACTTCCTCCTGAACTCCAGCAACAACGCTGTT ACTCCAGCCACCACCAGGACAGCATCGTTCTCTGAGCCCAAATCAGCCAACGATGCCACGCCAGCCAAAAAGCCCAAGGAGGGACTCCCAGCAG ACAGTTTAAATTCTCTGCTGTGGCCCTTGAGGAGTGCAGGTTCATTCACAGGAGACTGCAAAG AAGCAAAGGCCTCTTCAGGCTGCAGTGGAG CAAAGGCGACCACACTGTTTAGCAGCCACACCAAGTCCATTGTGTGGGGAATGCAGACGCGGGCAGTGCAGGGTATGCTGGACTTTGACTACGTGTGCTCGCGAGACGAGCCCTCAGTGGCTGCCATGGTCTACCCTTTCAC TGGCGACCACAAGCAGAAGTTCTACTGGGGCCACAAGGAGATACTGCTGCCTGTGTACAAGAACATGGCCGACGCCATGAAGAAGCATCCTGAGGTGGATGTGCTCATCAGCTTTGCCTCGCTTCGCTCAGCTTTTGATAGCACCATGGAAACCATGCAGTACCCACAG ATTCACACCATCGCTATCATTGCTGAAGGCATCCCTGAAGCCCTAACCAGGAAGTTGATCAAGAGGGCAGATGAGAAGGGCATCACAATCATTGGTCCAGCCACG GTGGGAGGAATCAAACCAGGCTGTTTCAAGATCGGCAACACTGGAGGAATGTTGGACAACATCCTGGCCTCCAAGCTGTACCGACCTGGCAGCGTGGCCTACGTGTCTCGCTCGGGAGGGATGTCCAACGAGCTCAACAACATCGTCTCCCGCACTACCGATGGAGTTTACGAGGGGGTGGCCATTGGCGGGGATag GTACCCAGGTTCTACATTCATGGACCATGTCCTACGCTATCAGGACACTCCAGGGGTCAAGATGATTGTTGTTTTGGGAGAG ATTGGAGGCACAGAAGAATACAAGATCTGTGAAGGCATCAAGGAGGGCAGAATTACCAAGCCAGTGGTGTGCTGGTGTATAGGCACCTGTGCTACCATGTTCTCCTCCGAG GTTCAGTTTGGCCATGCGGGAGCCTGTGCTAACCAGGCTTCAGAAACTGCGGTGGCCAAGAACCAGGCCCTGAGGGACGCCGGGGCCTATGTCCCCAGGAGCTTTGACGAGCTGGGAGATGTCATTAA GGTGGTGTATGATGAACTTGTAGCCAAAGGAACCATTGTTCCTGCTCAGGAGGTGCCTCCGCCCACAGTGCCTATGGACTACTCCTGGGCCAGGGAGCTGGGTTTGATTCGCAAGCCGGCCTCCTTCATGACCAGCATCTGTGATGAGCGCGGCCAGGAGCTGATCTACGCTGGCATGCCCATCACTGAGGTGTTCAAGGAGGAGATGGgcctgggaggggtgctgggccTCCTCTGGTTTCAACGGAG GTTACCGCGCTATGCATGCCAGTTCATTGAGATGTGCCTGATGGTGACAGCGGACCATGGGCCTGCGGTCTCTGGAGCTCACAACACCATCGTCTGTGCCCGGGCTGGCAAAGACCTCATATCTAGTCTGACCTCTGGCCTACTCACCATT GGGGACCGGTTCGGAGGGGCGTTAGACGCTGCCGCAAAGCAGTTTAGTAAGGCGTTCGACAGCGGAATGCTCCCCATGGAGTTTGTCAACAAGATGAAAAAGGATGGCAAGCTGATCATGGGGATTGGACACAGGGTCAAATCT ATCAACAACCCTGACATGAGGGTCCAGATCCTGAAGGACTTTGTGAAGCAACACTTCCCCACTACCCAGATGCTGGACTACGCACTGGATGTGGAGAAGATCACTACATCTAAG AAGCCAAACCTAATCCTCAACGTGGATGGTTTTATCGGAGTGGCCTTTGTGGACCTTCTCAGGGCATGTGGAGGCTTTACACG AGATGAAGCGGATGAGTTTGTGGAGATTGGTGCTCTGAACGGGATCTTTGTGCTTGGCAGAAGTATGGGCTTCATTG GTCACTACCTGGACCAGAAGAGGCTAAAACAGGGCCTATACCGCCACCCGTGGGATGACATCTCCTACGTCCTTCCGGAACACATGTCCATGTAA